Genomic segment of Alcanivorax borkumensis SK2:
CCTGTATTTGAAAATACCCAGGATATCGCTGCCTTGGCAGCCAAAGTCGATCAGCAAATGCGCTCCGGCCACATCAGCCACGCCTATCTTATTCGCGGCCACGGCTTGTATACCTGGGCTAACGATCTGCCAACCTGTTACCGGCAGCTGGAAGCACTGGAAACCCTGCTGGCCATTGAATTGGAATGCCGAAGGCTGCGTGGCAGCTAAATCAGCATTGTCTCAATGTGCCAATAAATATTGCAGATATGGAGAACCGGCTATGCATAGCGAACTGAAAGTCTTTTCTGATCAGGCCCCCGGGCGAGTGGAGCAACACCTCACCGACAAGGCCGCCATGGCGCGGGTACTGGCCAGCGCTGGGATACGCTACGAACAATGGCAAGCGAACCAAGCTCTATCCGATGACCCTCAGCAAGATGAAGTCATCCAAGCTTACCAGGCCGATATTGATCGGCTGATTGCCGATGAAGGTTACCAAACCGTAGATGTGGTCAGCATGGTGCCTGATCATCCGGAAAAGACTGCCTTCCGGCAAAAGTTTCTGGAAGAACATCGTCACAGTGAAGATGAAGTACGTTTTTTTGTAGAAGGCCAGGGCCTCTTCACCCTGCATATCAACGGTAAGGTTTACGAAGTGTTGTGCAGTAAGGGCGATTTAATAAGCGTACCGGCCAACACGCCGCACTGGTTTGATATGGGTCCAGAACCACGCTTCGTCGCCATTCGCCTGTTCAACAACCCGGATGGCTGGGTGGCTAACTTTACCGGAAGTGATATTGCTCAACAGTTTAACCGGCTCGCTTAAACCCGATACTTGCTAAGGCGTTTAGCCTAGCCGTTCTTGTGCAGCCACACACTCACGTCATCGGTCCCGACACTCAAGCATGGAAGGAAACGGCATGATCAACGCCATCATCACAGATATCGAAGGCACCACCAGCAGCATTGCATTTGTGAAGGAGGTGCTGTTCCCCTATGCCGCCAAGCGGTTTCCCGATTTTCTCGCGGATCACTGGGATCATCCTTGCGTTCAAGAGCAAATAAAAGCCGCCGAAAAGGAAAGTGGAGAAACGCTGGGCTCCGCTGATAAAGCCGCCGCGCTTTTCCTGCGCTGGATAGAGGAAGACCGCAAGGCTACCCCGCTGAAAACCCTGCAAGGCATGATCTGGAAAGCCGGTTACGAAAATGGCGACTATACCGCCCATATGTATCCGGACACTGCGCCGGCTCTGAAAAAATGGCATCAGAAAGGCATCGCTCTGTACGTGTATTCCTCCGGGTCCATCACCGCACAGAAGTTATTCTTTGGCTACAGCGATGCCGGTGATCTCACCGGGCTGTTATCTGGTTATTTCGATACCACCACTGGCCCCAAACAGGAGACAGACAGCTATCGGAAGATCCAGCAGGCGATTGATAAACCCGCCAACACCTTACTGTTTCTGTCCGATATCGAAGCGGAATTGGATGCTGCTGCTGAAGCAGGGTTTAACACCTGCCTACTGGACCGGCAACAGGCAGGGTTGGAAAGCCGTCACCCGGTGGCCAGCAATTTTAACCACATCAATCTAGCGGATTAGACGCCGACGGGGTCGGGCCCTGGCAGCGCCACACCACAAACTTGGCATTACTGGCCAACACGGTCACCGACGTAAAACGACGTGCCAACACCTTGTGGTAGCCAAGATGGCGGTTACCGATGACTCGCAACTCTCCCCCCGGCACCAGTGCTGTGGCCGCCTGATTGAATAATCGCCGTGCCACATGGTCGCCGACCACGTACCCATCATGAAACGGAGGGTTGAGCAAAATACAGTCGAAGCGTTGCTCCAGGCCAGCCAAACCATCGCCAAGATGGAAATGACTCTCCGCATCAGAAAAATAACGCGACACATTATCGCGGGCGCTCTCCAGCGCCAGCCAGGACTCATCACAAAAGGTGACCCTGGCCGCGGGATTGGCTTTCAGCACGGCCATGCCTATCACCCCGTTTCCGCAACCCAAATCGGCCACTTTAGCCCCCGTATGCAAAGCCTCAGGCAGGTGGTCTAGGAAAAATCGTGCGCCAATATCCAGTTGCTGCTGAGCAAACACGCCCGCGTGCACGGTCAAGCGCCACTGCAGTGCGTCTACCCGGCAAGGGTAGTCGGTATCGGCCAATACCCGCCCCGGCGCCTGGGCACTGAACAAGCGGGCTTTTTTCCATCCATATTCCGCCCGACCATTACCTAGATACCGTTGCATCAATGGCACTAGCTGCCGTGGCAAATGCTTATCCATGCCCGCCAACCATATCGGCACACCCTTTGGAAGATGCCCGCTTAACCATTGCAACTGCCATTGCAGAAGCGCAATGGACTTAGGGACACGCATAATGACCTGATCCGGGCTCTGCTTGGGCGCATCAAGCGGCCAGCAAAAGA
This window contains:
- a CDS encoding class I SAM-dependent methyltransferase, which produces MTPFHHPWGELCLQRWPRRRNETLQAWDNADLYLLNTLAERGQALGNGDNAPKTLVLNDQQGALCLALQQAAASALDIESSGDSYTAAAAARANAVDNGLDPNLLFCWPLDAPKQSPDQVIMRVPKSIALLQWQLQWLSGHLPKGVPIWLAGMDKHLPRQLVPLMQRYLGNGRAEYGWKKARLFSAQAPGRVLADTDYPCRVDALQWRLTVHAGVFAQQQLDIGARFFLDHLPEALHTGAKVADLGCGNGVIGMAVLKANPAARVTFCDESWLALESARDNVSRYFSDAESHFHLGDGLAGLEQRFDCILLNPPFHDGYVVGDHVARRLFNQAATALVPGGELRVIGNRHLGYHKVLARRFTSVTVLASNAKFVVWRCQGPTPSASNPLD
- the mtnC gene encoding acireductone synthase, with protein sequence MINAIITDIEGTTSSIAFVKEVLFPYAAKRFPDFLADHWDHPCVQEQIKAAEKESGETLGSADKAAALFLRWIEEDRKATPLKTLQGMIWKAGYENGDYTAHMYPDTAPALKKWHQKGIALYVYSSGSITAQKLFFGYSDAGDLTGLLSGYFDTTTGPKQETDSYRKIQQAIDKPANTLLFLSDIEAELDAAAEAGFNTCLLDRQQAGLESRHPVASNFNHINLAD
- a CDS encoding 1,2-dihydroxy-3-keto-5-methylthiopentene dioxygenase; the encoded protein is MHSELKVFSDQAPGRVEQHLTDKAAMARVLASAGIRYEQWQANQALSDDPQQDEVIQAYQADIDRLIADEGYQTVDVVSMVPDHPEKTAFRQKFLEEHRHSEDEVRFFVEGQGLFTLHINGKVYEVLCSKGDLISVPANTPHWFDMGPEPRFVAIRLFNNPDGWVANFTGSDIAQQFNRLA